A stretch of the Lolium perenne isolate Kyuss_39 chromosome 3, Kyuss_2.0, whole genome shotgun sequence genome encodes the following:
- the LOC127340886 gene encoding uncharacterized protein isoform X4 produces the protein MCSITDKEPFCIAFMMAILGIYLAPNTCLTVNRALLGAVQQVDKLKEMDWCNFVATYLFKGIKEFKESNSTNVTIKGCVHILSVIFIDFVKHAAFEVPAGFPRLGVITKEHIKWVVSHPFTSLMVRYPEESVYAAMFDNMSNYYITEDGKCVDSETDSDALSNTSATTNTNKNDNKLRVLAELVTVMLPKPAPCDNPSGRKKQNNAMDTGNQPIRSAKSRTTENVFNKCSPQLLPPIMKLITENAEQKGYVGEIGFGSFLSMAEFEMNKALTLWLVDKFNCDTEALEFEGGISILVRPLVKSVLGIPSGPIQVVKGLDIDDSLKDEYTYNGRPKNAKEVAEEMCSITGKEPFCIAFMMAMLGIYLAPSTSVGVNWKLLGAVRQVDKLKEMDWCNFVATYLFKGIKKFKESNATFVYIKGCVHILSVIFIDFVKHAAFEVPVGFPRLGVVTTKHIKWVVSHPFTSLMVRRPEESIYAAVLDNWPKDNIVEDGKCVTNTDALSDTLGTTDSDQNNNRHPGSAELGTLPVSEDELGPPVTSPNTRSWAIVEYVEVGTSPQSAAPGSFAEHIMFPTSCEQLQSSRPSSELCSAQIHVSPDNPKGMNRGSTSPVENAADRSTKKASVDKPSSGQAKRAGRVAALDMSLLNCTLCCSPCKPPVFQCNGRHLACGRCLAELPGEQCQMCEQGGGFSPCPIMDDIVSLAMVECSHDGCKSSVPYHELDGHESTCPHAPCYCYCPEPGCGFVGPPELLLCHVAALHSVPVHTVDYGKVHRLRVLEPRFMLHGEGDDSAFLLAVGALGAAMVVSAVCIRAGALRQPRYMVKLWADGPPPPSSAAGRIEWELEAVTSSTRPGEVVVMELPSFLTVPPAYLVGSGVSKAVILDIRIDKM, from the exons ATGTGCAGCATAACTGACAAGGAACCGTTCTGCATAGCGTTCATGATGGCGATACTCGGAATTTATCTAGCACCAAATACATGTCTGACCGTCAACAGGGCCTTACTTGGAGCTGTTCAGCAGGTTGATAAACTCAAAGAGATGGACTGGTGCAATTTCGTTGCTACCTACCTCTTCAAAGGAATCAAGGAATTCAAAGAATCAAACTCAACTAATGTTACTATAAAGGGTTGTGTCCACATACTGAGC GTCATATTCATCGATTTTGTGAAACATGCTGCATTTGAAGTACCAGCTGGTTTTCCACGCCTGGGTGTTATCACTAAAGAACATATCAAATGGGTTGTCTCACATCCCTTCACTAGCTTGATG GTACGTTATCCAGAAGAGTCAGTCTATGCTGCCATGTTTGATAACATGTCAAATTATTACATTACCGAAGATGGAAAATGTGTTGATTCTGAAACAGATTCTGATGCACTGTCCAATACGTCTGCAACCACCAACACCAATAAGAATGACAACAAACTTCGGGTTTTAGCAGAGCTTGTCACTGTCATGCTTCCGAAGCCTGCTCCATGTGATAATCCCAGTGGGAGGAAGAAGCAGAACAATGCCATGGATACTGGTAATCAACCAATTAGATCCGCCAAGTCCAGGACG ACCGAAAACGTCTTTAACAAATGTTCACCTCAGCTCCTTCCGCCAATTATGAAGCTTATTACTGAGAATGCTGAGCAGAAAGGTTATGTCGGAGAAATTGGGTTTGGGAGCTTCTTGTCCATGGCAGAATTTGAGATGAATAAGGCTCTTACCCTATGGTTGGTTGATAAGTTTAATTGTGACACTGAGGCTCTTGAGTTTGAAGGTGGCATATCGATTCTGGTAAGGCCACTTGTGAAGAGTGTCCTTGGAATCCCTTCAGGCCCTATCCAAGTTGTAAAAGGTCTAGATATTGACGACTCTCTAAAGGATGAATATACTTATAATGGTAGACCGAAGAATGCGAAGGAGGTGGCGGAGGAAATGTGCAGCATAACTGGCAAAGAACCGTTCTGTATAGCATTCATGATGGCGATGCTCGGAATTTATCTAGCACCGAGCACATCCGTGGGTGTCAACTGGAAGTTACTGGGAGCTGTTAGACAGGTTGATAAACTGAAAGAGATGGATTGGTGCAATTTTGTTGCTACTTACCTCTTCAAAGGAATCAAGAAATTCAAAGAATCCAACGCAACTTTTGTTTATATAAAGGGTTGTGTCCACATACTGAGT GTCATATTCATCGACTTTGTGAAACATGCTGCGTTTGAAGTACCAGTTGGTTTTCCACGCTTGGGTGTTGTCACTACAAAACATATCAAATGGGTCGTTTCACATCCCTTCACTAGCTTGATG GTACGTCGTCCAGAAGAGTCAATCTATGCTGCCGTGCTTGATAACTGGCCAAAAGATAACATTGTTGAAGATGGAAAATGTGTTACAAATACTGATGCTTTGTCTGATACGCTTGGTACCACCGACTCCGATCAGAATAATAACAGGCATCCTGGTTCGGCAGAGCTTGGCACGTTACCTGTATCAGAAG ATGAGCTTGGCCCTCCCGTCACAAGTCCTAATACAAGAAGCTGGGCCATTGTTGAATATGTAGAAGTTGGCACATCACCTCAATCAGCAG CTCCCGGTTCCTTCGCAGAACACATAATGTTTCCAACAAGTTGCGAGCAACTGCAGTCTTCTAGGCCTTCTTCTGAACTGTGTTCTGCACAA ATCCATGTTTCTCCAGACAACCCCAAGGGGATGAACAGGGGTTCCACATCGCCGGTGGAGAATGCTGCTGATCGTAGCACCAAGAAGGCGAGTGTGGATAAGCCCAGCAGTGGCCAAGCTAAGCGAGCCGGAAGGGTTGCAGCTCTGGACATGAGTTTGCTCAATTGCACCCTCTGCTGCAGCCCTTGCAAGCCTCCTGTTTTCCAG TGCAATGGCAGGCATTTAGCCTGCGGCAGATGCCTTGCCGAGCTCCCCGGCGAGCAGTGCCAGATGTGCGAGCAGGGTGGTGGCTTCAGCCCATGCCCCATTATGGATGACATTGTCTCGTTGGCCATGGTTGAATGCTCCCATGACGGTTGCAAGAGCTCTGTCCCCTACCATGAGCTTGATGGCCATGAGAGTACGTGCCCCCATGCGCCCTGTTACTGCTATTGCCCGGAGCCCGGCTGTGGTTTTGTTGGCCCGCCGGAACTGCTTCTCTGCCACGTCGCCGCCCTGCACTCGGTGCCGGTGCACACGGTCGATTATGGCAAAGTGCACCGGCTTCGGGTGTTGGAGCCGCGATTCATGCTCCATGGGGAAGGGGACGACAGCGCGTTCCTCCTTGCCGTGGGCGCGCTCGGCGCAGCCATGGTCGTGTCGGCGGTGTGTATCAGGGCAGGTGCGTTGCGACAGCCACGGTACATGGTCAAGCTTTGGGCAGATGGTCCGCCACCGCCGAGCAGCGCGGCGGGCAGAATCGAGTGGGAGTTGGAGGCAGTGACGAGCAGTACCAGGCCCGGCGAGGTCGTGGTGATGGAGCTGCCGTCATTCTTGACAGTGCCGCCTGCGTATCTGGTTGGATCAGGGGTGTCCAAGGCAGTGATTCTCGACATTCGCATTGACAAGATGTGA